The following proteins are encoded in a genomic region of Rattus rattus isolate New Zealand chromosome 2, Rrattus_CSIRO_v1, whole genome shotgun sequence:
- the Cnga4 gene encoding cyclic nucleotide-gated cation channel alpha-4 — MSQDGKVKTTESTPPAPTKARKRLPVLDPSGDYYYWWLNTMVFPIMYNLIIVVCRACFPDLQHSYLVAWFVLDYTSDLLYLLDIGVRFHTGFLEQGILVVDKGMIASRYVRTWSFLLDLASLVPTDAAYVQLGPHIPTLRLNRFLRVPRLFEAFDRTETRTAYPNAFRIAKLMLYIFVVIHWNSCLYFALSRYLGFGRDAWVYPDPAQPGFERLRRQYLYSFYFSTLILTTVGDTPLPAREEEYLFMVGDFLLAVMGFATIMGSMSSVIYNMNTADAAFYPDHALVKKYMKLQHVNRRLERRVIDWYQHLQINKKMTNEVAILQHLPERLRAEVAVSVHLSTLSRVQIFQNCEASLLEELVLKLQPQTYSPGEYVCRKGDIGREMYIIREGQLAVVADDGVTQYAVLGAGLYFGEISIINIKGNMSGNRRTANIKSLGYSDLFCLSKEDLREVLSEYPQAQAVMEEKGREILLKMNKLDVNAEAAEIALQEATESRLKGLDKQLDDLQTKFARLLAELESSALKIAYRIERLEWQTREWPMPEDMGEADDEAEPGEGTSKDGEGKAGQEGPSGIE, encoded by the exons ATGAGCCAGGACGGCAAAGTGAAGACCACAGAGTCCACGCCCCCAGCCCCAACCAAAGCCAG GAAGCGGCTGCCAGTCCTAGACCCATCTGGGGATTACTACTACTGGTGGCTGAACACAATGGTCTTCCCAATCATGTACAACCTCATCATCGTTGTATGCAG GGCCTGCTTTCCTGACTTGCAGCACAGTTACCTGGTGGCCTGGTTCGTGCTGGACTACACGAGTGACCTGCTGTACCTACTAGATATCGGGGTACGCTTCCACACAG GATTCCTAGAGCAGGGCATCCTGGTGGTAGACAAAGGCATGATCGCCAGTCGCTACGTCCGCACCTGGAGCTTCTTGTTGGACCTGGCGTCCCTGGTCCCCACAGATGCGGCCTATGTGCAGCTGGGCCCCCACATCCCTACACTCCGGCTAAACCGCTTTCTCCGAGTGCCCCGCCTCTTCGAGGCTTTTGACCGTACAGAGACCCGCACGGCTTACCCAAATGCCTTCCGCATAGCCAAGCTGATGCTTTACATTTTTGTTGTCATCCATTGGAACAGTTGCTTATACTTCGCCCTGTCCAGGTACCTGGGCTTCGGACGGGATGCGTGGGTATACCCAGACCCTGCGCAACCTGGCTTTGAGCGCTTGCGGCGCCAGTATCTCTACAGCTTCTACTTCTCCACTCTGATCCTGACCACGGTGGGTGACACGCCGCTGCCAGCCCGAGAGGAAGAGTACCTCTTCATGGTGGGTGACTTCCTGCTGGCCGTCATGGGTTTCGCCACCATCATGGGTAGCATGAGCTCTGTCATTTACAACATGAACACTGCAGATGCGGCCTTCTACCCAGACCATGCGCTGGTAAAGAAGTACATGAAGCTGCAGCATGTCAACCGGAGGCTGGAGCGGCGAGTTATTGACTG GTACCAGCATCTTCAGATCAACAAGAAGATGACCAACGAGGTAGCCATCTTGCAGCACCTGCCTGAGCGGCTGCGGGCGGAGGTTGCTGTGTCCGTGCACCTGTCTACCCTGAGTCGAGTCCAGATCTTCCAGAACTGTGAAGCCAGCCTGCTGGAAGAGCTGGTGCTGAAGCTGCAGCCCCAGACCTACTCGCCCGGTGAATACGTGTGCCGCAAAGGGGACATTGGCCGAGAAATGTACATCATCCGTGAGGGccagctggctgtggtggccGATGATGGTGTCACACAGTATGCTGTGCTTGGTGCGGGGCTCTACTTTGGGGAGATCAGTATCATCAACATCAAAG GGAACATGTCTGGAAACCGACGAACAGCCAACATCAAGAGCCTAGGTTATTCAGACCTGTTCTGCCTCAGCAAGGAGGATCTGCGGGAGGTGCTAAGTGAATACCCACAGGCCCAGGCGGTCATGGAGGAGAAGGGCCGAGAAATCTTGCTCAAAATGAATAAGTTGGATGTGAATGCTGAGGCAGCGGAGATCGCCCTCCAGGAGGCCACAGAGTCTCGGCTCAAAGGCCTGGACAAGCAGCTTGATGATCTGCAGACCAAGTTTGCTCGCCTACTGGCTGAGCTGGAGTCCAGTGCACTGAAGATAGCTTACCGCATCGAAAGGCTGGAGTGGCAGACTCGAGAGTGGCCAATGCCAGAGGACATGGGTGAGGCTGATGATGAGGCCGAGCCTGGAGAAGGGACGTCcaaggatggagagggaaaggcTGGCCAGGAGGGACCCTCAGGCATAGAATGA